The following coding sequences lie in one Miscanthus floridulus cultivar M001 chromosome 9, ASM1932011v1, whole genome shotgun sequence genomic window:
- the LOC136483585 gene encoding uncharacterized protein: protein MRAHDSQYSRADETTVLFVLYNADLVSYSYHSPLSSAAATFFFLLPNPIPQKSSPIPSVSRIHPLSKDELMAKRDAQKKGGVMAKEWWKSRSNEQTIEDLVAMGVLHNKALAGWRAPEGESFPDPQPGEIVVFEDFFKRGFGIPVHPFLQGLCLYYEIGICNLHPNSILLVSTFIHLCEAYGGFLPHFDLFRHLFCLRKKGSGGSKIAGGVYLNLHDGMKAQYLHCPWNTSLDEWYKKWFYIREEPNTITLCDVGLIPEKRSSWSERPENLEQIAELLGMIPWGRLDGPSVVSNFISQRIQPCQKRIHPGFEYQGGADPTRTRKEPLDKMEIKARIGELFNLADPNYVALNAIEHAFKLARPPPKVNDASC, encoded by the coding sequence atgcgtgcgcacgactcccaatattctcgggcggacgaaacgacggtgctctttgttttatataatgcagatctggtaagttactcataccattccccattgtcatccgccgccgcaaccttcttcttcctcctgccgaaccctatcccccaaaaatcatcaccaatcccttcggtctcccgcatccacccacttagtaaagacgaactaatggcgaagagagacgcccagaagaaaggcggggtcatggcgaaggaatggtggaaatcgcggagcaacgagcagaccatcgaggacctcgtcgccatgggagtgctccacaacaaggcgcttgcgggatggcgtgcaccggaaggagaaagcttccccgatccacaaccaggtgagattgtggtctttgaagatttcttcaaacggggttttgggattccagtgcaccctttccttcagggtctctgcttgtactacgagattgggatttgcaatctgcatcccaactcgattcttcttgtctccaccttcatccatctctgcgaggcttatggtggcttcctgccccatttcgacctctttcgccacctattctgtcttcggaagaaagggagcggtggctcgaagatcgccggaggcgtttacctgaacctgcatgacggcatgaaggctcaatacctgcactgcccctggaacacctcattggatgagtggtacaagaagtggttctacatccgtgaagagccgaacaccatcactctgtgcgatgtaggactgattccagagaagagaagcagctggtcggagaggcctgagaacttggagcagatcgccgaactgctcgggatgatcccgtggggcaggcttgatggcccgagcgttgtcagcaacttcatcagccaaagaattcagccctgccagaaaaggattcaccccggcttcgagtaccaaggaggcgctgatccgacgaggaccaggaaggagccgctcgacaagatggaaatcaaggccaggattggagagctgttcaatctggccgatcccaattatgttgcactaaacgccatcgaacacgccttcaagctggctcgccctcccccaaaggtaaatgacgcctcctgttaa